In Lates calcarifer isolate ASB-BC8 linkage group LG15, TLL_Latcal_v3, whole genome shotgun sequence, one genomic interval encodes:
- the paqr7b gene encoding membrane progestin receptor alpha-B yields MATVVMEQIGRLFINAQQLRQIPQLLESAFPTLPCTVKVSDVPWVFRERHILTGYRQPDQSWRYYFLTLFQRHNETLNVWTHLLAALIILVKWQEISETADFLRDPHAQPLFIVLLAAFTYLSFSALAHLLSAKSELSCYTFYFLDYVGVAVYQYGSALAHYYYAIEKEWHTRVQGLFLPAAAFLAWLTCFGCCYGKYASREIPSFVLKLFQVAPSALAYCLDISPVAHRIYSCYQEGCSDPVVAYHFYHVIFFLIGAYFFCSPHPESFFPGRCDFIGQGHQIFHVFVVVGTLTQIEALRTDFTERRSSYERLHGDLAHDAVALFIFTACCCALTAFYVRKCVRASLHEKEQ; encoded by the coding sequence ATGGCGACGGTGGTGATGGAGCAGATCGGTCGCCTGTTCATCAACGCTCAGCAGCTGCGTCAGATCCCTCAGCTGCTGGAGTCGGCCTTCCCCACGCTGCCTTGTACCGTGAAGGTGTCCGATGTTCCCTGGGTGTTCCGCGAGCGCCACATCCTCACCGGCTACAGGCAGCCAGACCAAAGCTGGCGCTACTACTTCCTCACTCTTTTCCAGAGGCACAATGAGACCCTCAACGTGTGGACCCATCTGCTGGCCGCCCTCATCATCTTGGTGAAGTGGCAGGAGATCTCAGAGACAGCCGATTTTTTGCGAGACCCTCATGCTCAGCCCCTCTTCATTGTCCTCCTGGCAGCCTTCACCTACCTCTCCTTCAGCGCCCTCGCTCATCTTCTCTCTGCCAAGTCCGAGCTCTCCTGCTACACCTTCTACTTCCTTGACTACGTGGGGGTCGCTGTCTACCAGTATGGCAGTGCCCTGGCACACTACTACTATGCCATAGAGAAAGAGTGGCACACCAGAGTGCAAGGGCTCTTTTTACCTGCAGCAGCATTCTTGGCTTGGCTCACCTGCTTCGGCTGCTGCTACGGCAAATACGCCAGCCGTGAGATACCGTCGTTTGTCCTCAAGCTCTTCCAAGTGGCACCCTCAGCCTTGGCTTACTGTTTAGACATAAGCCCCGTTGCTCACCGCATCTACAGCTGCTACCAGGAGGGCTGCTCTGACCCGGTGGTGGCGTACCATTTCTACCACGTGATCTTTTTCCTTATCGGCGCCTATTTCTTCTGCAGCCCTCACCCAGAGAGTTTCTTCCCTGGGAGGTGTGACTTCATCGGGCAGGGCCACCAGATCTTTCACGTGTTCGTGGTGGTGGGCACCCTGACGCAGATCGAAGCGCTGCGAACAGACTTCACAGAGCGCCGCTCCTCCTACGAGCGCCTTCACGGCGACCTTGCGCACGACGCTGTTGCACTCTTCATCTTCACTGCCTGCTGCTGCGCTCTTACCGCTTTTTATGTACGCAAGTGTGTACGTGCCTCTCTCCACGAGAAGGAGCAGTAA